Proteins encoded together in one Yersinia mollaretii ATCC 43969 window:
- the rsxA gene encoding electron transport complex subunit RsxA, which produces MTEYLLLFVGTVLVNNFVLVKFLGLCPFMGVSKKLETAIGMGLATTFVLTLASVCAWMVNSFILLPLGLVYLRTLAFILVIAVVVQFTELVVRKTSPALYRLLGIFLPLITTNCAVLGVALLNVNQSHNFMQSAVYGFSAAAGFSLVMVLFAAIRERLAVADVPAPFRGSSIALITAGLMSLAFMGFTGLVKF; this is translated from the coding sequence ATGACTGAATACCTGCTCCTGTTCGTCGGTACTGTGTTGGTAAACAACTTCGTTCTGGTCAAGTTTCTTGGCCTCTGCCCGTTTATGGGTGTCTCCAAAAAACTGGAGACCGCCATTGGTATGGGGCTGGCAACCACTTTTGTTCTGACACTGGCCTCGGTTTGCGCCTGGATGGTAAACAGTTTTATCTTGCTGCCCCTTGGGCTGGTCTATTTGCGGACACTCGCATTCATTTTAGTTATCGCTGTCGTGGTTCAATTCACTGAATTGGTGGTGCGCAAAACCAGTCCGGCGCTTTATCGTTTGCTGGGCATCTTTTTGCCACTGATCACTACCAACTGTGCTGTTTTAGGTGTTGCCTTGCTCAACGTGAATCAATCTCACAATTTCATGCAATCGGCGGTTTATGGCTTCAGTGCCGCTGCCGGTTTCTCATTAGTCATGGTGCTGTTCGCGGCAATTCGTGAACGGCTGGCGGTGGCTGACGTTCCTGCGCCCTTCCGTGGCTCCTCCATTGCGCTGATTACTGCTGGGCTAATGTCACTGGCCTTTATGGGCTTTACCGGATTGGTGAAGTTCTAA
- a CDS encoding DUF2569 domain-containing protein: MSQPQEYQRIGGWLLAPLAYLIVTLLSATLMLALYAMAIFTPASREYLVTNSQAFTLQWYFSVITTVLMWVYTLWVIWLFCSRSRRLVKWFILWLLITVLLALKAFAFSPISDDIALRTLGWPLLAAAVFVPYIKRSQRVKHTFTEQ; encoded by the coding sequence ATGTCTCAACCGCAAGAATATCAACGTATTGGGGGCTGGTTATTGGCTCCTCTGGCCTATCTTATTGTGACTCTGCTCAGTGCCACGTTAATGCTGGCGCTGTATGCCATGGCGATTTTTACGCCCGCATCGAGAGAGTATCTGGTGACCAACTCGCAAGCGTTTACGCTGCAATGGTATTTCTCCGTCATCACTACAGTATTGATGTGGGTTTATACTTTATGGGTCATTTGGCTGTTTTGTAGCCGCTCGCGGCGCTTGGTCAAATGGTTTATTCTCTGGCTACTCATCACCGTATTATTAGCGCTAAAAGCGTTCGCTTTCTCACCTATCAGCGACGATATCGCATTACGAACTTTAGGATGGCCTCTGTTAGCTGCGGCTGTTTTCGTCCCTTACATCAAGCGATCGCAACGGGTGAAGCATACTTTTACCGAACAATAA
- a CDS encoding formate--tetrahydrofolate ligase codes for MTPTMPSTADDLSPISDVNPDTRLLPIQQIAQQLGLSADDLIPYGHHMAKVDIRALRPEAPQGKLILVSSITPTPLGEGKTVTTIGLSQGINRLGYRSVACIRQPSLGPVFGVKGGAAGGGAAQVVPMEKLNLHMTGDIHAISAAHNLAAAALDARLYHEQRLGQVFSQQTGMPLLNIDPQQILWPRVVDHNDRALRHIQVGIGGGTNGVERADRVEITAASELMAILALSESRRDMRQRIGRIILAHSMTGQTITADDLGVAGAMAALMKETIHPTLMQTSEQTPVLIHAGPFANIAHGNSSVLADRLGLQLADYVVTEAGFGSDMGMEKFFNIKYRQSGITPACVVLVATLRSLKANSGAFDIKPGQPLPAAILSENIPLLNEGCTNLRWHINNAKSYGLPVVVAVNRFPDDSAAELKFLADYALSAGAQACELSDAFAEGGAGTVALSQQVIDACEKATKPCLPYPDDASLEQKLHILAQGYGAREITFTSQARQQLDEITAAGFGHLPLCIAKTPLSISADASLKGVPHDFVLPITACALSAGAGFVRVYAGNIMTMPGLGAQPGYFHIDIDDEGHISGLS; via the coding sequence ATGACACCGACAATGCCTTCAACTGCCGATGACCTATCCCCTATTTCTGATGTGAACCCTGACACCCGTTTGCTCCCGATCCAACAGATTGCTCAGCAGTTGGGGCTGTCGGCTGATGATCTCATCCCTTATGGTCATCATATGGCGAAAGTCGATATCCGTGCTCTACGGCCTGAAGCGCCACAGGGCAAGCTGATTTTGGTCTCCAGTATTACGCCCACCCCGTTGGGGGAAGGTAAAACCGTCACGACCATTGGTTTAAGTCAGGGAATCAATCGGTTAGGTTATCGCAGCGTGGCCTGTATCCGTCAACCCAGCCTCGGCCCTGTTTTTGGTGTTAAAGGGGGAGCCGCTGGCGGCGGTGCGGCGCAAGTGGTTCCAATGGAGAAACTGAACCTGCATATGACGGGCGATATCCATGCCATCAGCGCCGCGCATAATCTGGCGGCCGCCGCGCTGGATGCGCGCCTCTATCATGAGCAGCGCTTGGGCCAAGTTTTTAGTCAACAAACGGGTATGCCGTTACTCAATATTGACCCGCAGCAGATTCTCTGGCCGCGAGTGGTTGATCATAATGATCGGGCGTTGCGGCATATTCAGGTAGGCATCGGCGGTGGTACTAATGGGGTTGAACGCGCTGATCGTGTAGAGATAACCGCCGCATCTGAATTGATGGCAATTTTGGCATTATCAGAAAGTCGACGAGATATGCGCCAGCGCATTGGCCGCATTATTTTGGCTCACTCAATGACTGGCCAGACGATTACCGCCGATGATCTGGGTGTCGCGGGGGCTATGGCAGCCCTCATGAAAGAGACTATCCACCCGACACTGATGCAAACCAGCGAGCAGACACCAGTACTGATCCACGCCGGGCCATTCGCGAACATCGCGCACGGCAACTCTTCAGTACTGGCGGACCGTTTAGGGCTGCAATTAGCCGATTATGTGGTAACGGAAGCCGGTTTCGGTTCTGATATGGGGATGGAGAAGTTCTTTAACATCAAATATCGCCAATCGGGCATAACCCCCGCCTGCGTGGTATTGGTGGCGACACTGCGCAGCCTGAAAGCCAATAGCGGGGCTTTTGATATCAAACCCGGTCAGCCGCTACCTGCCGCGATCCTCAGCGAGAACATTCCGCTACTGAATGAAGGTTGCACCAATCTGAGATGGCACATTAATAACGCCAAAAGCTACGGTTTACCGGTGGTGGTGGCGGTAAACCGTTTTCCTGACGATAGCGCCGCAGAGCTGAAATTCTTAGCTGACTATGCGTTATCTGCAGGTGCACAGGCCTGCGAACTCAGTGATGCTTTTGCCGAGGGTGGGGCCGGAACAGTGGCCCTGTCCCAACAGGTGATCGATGCCTGCGAAAAGGCAACTAAACCTTGCTTGCCGTACCCAGACGATGCCTCGTTGGAGCAAAAACTGCACATTTTGGCTCAAGGCTATGGCGCACGCGAAATCACTTTCACCTCGCAAGCACGCCAGCAACTGGATGAGATAACCGCAGCCGGTTTTGGTCATTTGCCACTTTGTATCGCCAAAACACCGCTGTCGATTAGCGCCGACGCCAGCCTAAAAGGGGTCCCACATGATTTTGTGCTGCCCATCACTGCCTGCGCCCTATCAGCGGGTGCTGGATTTGTCCGTGTCTATGCCGGAAATATTATGACCATGCCCGGTTTGGGTGCCCAACCGGGGTATTTCCATATTGATATAGATGACGAAGGACACATTAGCGGGTTAAGCTAG